The region CCACaaggagcaggaggcggagtgGAACCAGAGCAACCAGTACTGCAAGTTCGACAGCCAGCTGCTCACCATGTTCACCTCCTCGCTCTACCTCGCCGCGCTCGTCGCTTCCTTCTTCGCCGCCACCGTCACCCGCGTCGCCGGCCGCAAGTGGTCCATGTTCGCCGGCGGGGTCACCTTCCTCGTCGGGGCCGCGCTCAACGGCGCAGCCAAGAACGTCCTCATGCTCATCCTCGGGCGCGTCCTGCTCGGCATTGGGGTCGGCTTCGCCAACCAGGTTTGTGACACTTCTGCCGTTGATTCATGGATACGACGAATTGATGACCTGGGTCGCCACTGTTGCTTTGACTTTGTTTCTGACGTTTGTTTGACTCTCCATTTTTCTTTTGTTGTTATTGACTCTTCTATAGCTGGAGGAAAACTGCAAAAATTTCAGACCTTGCTTTGGAGTGACTTCTTTTACAGTTTGGCTGATGATGTTTTTTACTGCTTGCTTGCATTGGACAGTCGGTGCCGGTGTACCTGTCGGAGATGGCGCCGGCGAGGCTGCGGGGGATGCTCAACATCGGGTTCCAGCTGATGGTCACGATCGGCATCCTGTGCGCGAACCTGATCAACTACGGGACGGCCAAGATCAAGGGCGGGTGGGGCTGGCGCGTGAGCCTCGCGCTGGCCGCGGTGCCGGCCGGAATCATCGCCATCGGCGCGCTCTTCCTCCCCGACACCCCCAACTCCCTCATCGACCGCGGCTACACCGAGGACGCCAAGAAGATGCTCCGGCGCGTGCGCGGCACGGACGACGTGGAGGAGGAGTACAGCGACCTGGTGGCCGCCAGCGAGGAGTCCAAGCTCGTGAGCCACCCGTGGCGCAACATCCTCCAGCGCCGCTACCGGCCGCAGCTCACCTTCGCCATCGCGATCCCCTTCTTCCAGCAGCTCACCGGCATCAACGTCATCATGTTCTACGCGCCCGTGCTCTTCAAGACGCTGGGGTTCGCCGACGACGCGTCCCTCATGTCCGCCGTCATCACCGGCCTCGTCAACGTCTTCGCCACCTTCGTGTCCATCGTGACCGTGGACCGGCTGGGCCGGCGCAAGCTCTTCCTGCAGGGCGGCACCCAGATGCTGGCCTGCCAGATCGTGGTGGGCAGCCTGATTGGCGCCAAGTTCGGGTTCACCGGCGTGGCCGACATCCCCAAGGGGTACGCGGCGTTCGTGGTGTTCTTCATCTGCGCGTATGTGGCCGGGTTCGCGTGGTCCTGGGGCCCGCTGGGGTGGCTCGTCCCCAGCGAGATCTTCCCGCTGGAGATCAGGTCGGCGGGGCAGAGCATCACGGTGTCGATGAACATGCTGTGCACCTTCATCATCGCGCAGGCGTTCCTCCCCATGCTCTGCCGCTTCAAGTtcatgctcttcttcttcttcggcgcgTGGGTGGTCGTCATGACCCTCTTCGTCGCCTACTTCCTGCCGGAGACCAAGAACGTGCCCATCGAGGAGATGGTGCTCGTGTGGAAGGCGCACTGGTACTGGGGCCGCTTCATCCGCGACGAGGACGTGCACGTCGGCGGCGCAGACGTCGAGATGCGCTCCAACGGCAAGGTCCAGGCTGCCAAGCTCCCGTGACGTCGAAACGTCGTCGCTGGCCAATAAGCTGTTACCATCCGAGGCCGATCGAGGACTTTTTTGAGTCCTCGTCTGATTTTTCATTTGTCTTCTTCTGTATTATAATTGCCATACTACCTAGGATGATGACGAACAATCAGTGCGTCACTAATCATTCccagtttccttttctttttatgaaGTTTGGGCTCCTTTGTGCCCGGATATATACTCTGGTGCCGTGGTGGCTTTGGATCAAAAATGAATATAGATGCTGGTTGAATCAACTTGCTGTGTCTCTGCGCTCTGAATTAACATAATTTCTAGTAGTACGTACACATCATGAGCAATGTGGCATGCAATTCTTGGTTTGTCGAGAAACTACAAACTGCAACATCTCTCATCTAATCTAGGCATGTTTGGTCACTACTAGTTAGAGCCTCTACAATGCAGAGCGCTTTACGGAGACGCTTGAGAAAGAATAAATAAATGATTTTTTAATTAGGGCCCTTTCCCTCAACACTAGCTGCTACCTCTcccaatgcaaaggtgcttagatgaggtgctaagtgcattaaatactttagcaactcaagtccccaatgcatgagTGCTTAACATATTGTTGCTAAGCATACTTTATTTAATGAGTTAGCACCTGAAATCTTTCATGCATTGGCCAAATTGTTTCATTTAAATGGTCTGCCTAGGTTCTCGCGCTTGGCATTGGTTCTTTCTGGGGTCACCAAAATACTCTCTCCCCTTCTTAAATGTTGTGCCATGTcacttttttgcttatgtggcatgcttagcacctgtCCACGGTGGAACACTGGGAAAGGCCTAATTAAGGCGCTATTAAACTGCAAGATCGGCGCTATTTCTCTTTGGTGTGTTAAGTCAGTACTTCTCTTGTTTCTTAGCCGCGGCAACTCTAGGTCGTTTTGTTAGATGGAGTGAAATGCATAAAACCATCACAGTTGTATTATTATTAGCCAAGAAAATATTGCTGATTTTCATTGTAAAATGCATCAAACACAAGGCAACGCTCAACATTGACAAAACGGACTGAACACCGCTTGCCCTCGAAATTGACATGGCAAAACGCTAAAGTATAGCATGACTGTCGTTAACGGCTTGTCACAACCCACCTCTCATCCCTGTAAAAGAAAAAGCAACCCACCTCTCGAAATTGATGCTGCCATGGTCGCGATCTCGCCACGGTGGCGGGATCGAGCGGCCCCTCTGCCCCGTCTGCGGCTCCCCTGGTCGTATCCTAGCCGGGTGGGCTCGCGCATGTCCCCACGCCGAAGCGCGTGTCGGCCAAGCGCAAGGAGCTGCTCAAGGACGCATATGAGGTTCGGTACATTTTGTTAATTTTTAGCGTTGCGTTTGGTGCATTTTGCAACGAGAACCAAGAGTGATGTTTTTTGCGAATGACGACACAATTGTAGTGGTTTTATGCATTTCACTGTTTAGATGGGTCGTTGGTTGTAGCCTTATCCTGTACTTTGTGAGTCTCTGTACTCTCTTGGATGATTAAAAAAGGATGGGGGCCATTTTATTAAACGCTTTAACTTCTGCGACACTGACTTAGTTTGCACTGTTATCATGCCTAAATATTTGATTTGATGGTGTTATTGCTGATCAGTAGAAATCTTAACCTAGCATCCCGTTCCTATCACCCCGTGTTGTAGATGGCCTTATATGCTAGGAGCCTTGATCCAGTTACTTGCATATCGGTTGTTTATCCTTTGTTTGGGGTCATAAAGGAATTTCCAACACGGCTCATCAAATCGCTCACAAATGTTCGGACCGGACGGCCTGGACACTTTTAGGTTTTCAACACGGCCCATAAATCAATCGCGACCGATCCGGATGTTTGAAATCCTCCAAATGGCCTAAATCAAAGAGNNNNNNNNNNNNNNNNNNNNNNNNNNNNNNNNNNNNNNNNNNNNNNNNNNNNNNNNNNNNNNNNNNNNNNNNNNNNNNNNNNNNNNNNNNNNNNNNNNNNNNNNNNNNNNNNNNNNNNNNNNNNNNNNNNNNNNNNNNNNNNNNNNNNNNNNNNNNNNNNNNNNNNNNNNN is a window of Triticum dicoccoides isolate Atlit2015 ecotype Zavitan chromosome 2B, WEW_v2.0, whole genome shotgun sequence DNA encoding:
- the LOC119363333 gene encoding sugar transport protein MST6-like, with amino-acid sequence MAGGAVVNTGGGKDYPGKLTMFVLFACIVAATGGLIFGYDIGISGGVTSMNPFLMKFFPGVYHKEQEAEWNQSNQYCKFDSQLLTMFTSSLYLAALVASFFAATVTRVAGRKWSMFAGGVTFLVGAALNGAAKNVLMLILGRVLLGIGVGFANQSVPVYLSEMAPARLRGMLNIGFQLMVTIGILCANLINYGTAKIKGGWGWRVSLALAAVPAGIIAIGALFLPDTPNSLIDRGYTEDAKKMLRRVRGTDDVEEEYSDLVAASEESKLVSHPWRNILQRRYRPQLTFAIAIPFFQQLTGINVIMFYAPVLFKTLGFADDASLMSAVITGLVNVFATFVSIVTVDRLGRRKLFLQGGTQMLACQIVVGSLIGAKFGFTGVADIPKGYAAFVVFFICAYVAGFAWSWGPLGWLVPSEIFPLEIRSAGQSITVSMNMLCTFIIAQAFLPMLCRFKFMLFFFFGAWVVVMTLFVAYFLPETKNVPIEEMVLVWKAHWYWGRFIRDEDVHVGGADVEMRSNGKVQAAKLP